One Oryza brachyantha chromosome 3, ObraRS2, whole genome shotgun sequence DNA segment encodes these proteins:
- the LOC102722474 gene encoding probable 6-phosphogluconolactonase 1, producing MEREIVTSYEPKKNSEIRMFESSDEMATDLAEYISQVSEISVKERGYFAIALSGGPLVSFMRKLCEAPYNKTLDWSKWYIFWTDERAVAKNHVDSNYKLTKEGFLSKVPILNGHVYSINDNATVEDAATDYEFVIRQLVKIRTVGVSESNDCPKFDLILLSIGSDGHIASLFPHHPALELKDDWITYITDSPEPPPERITFTLPVINSAANIAVVATGEDKAKAVYFAISDGAEGPDAPSVPARMVQPTDGKLVWFLDKASASFLEAKNDACQDPEY from the exons ATGGAGAGGGAGATTGTGACCTCATATGAACCCAAGAAGAACAGCGAAATTAGGATGTTTGAGAGTTCAGACGAGATGGCAACAGACCTGGCTGAGTATATTTCACAAGTTTCAGAAATTTCTGTTAAGGAAAGAGGTTACTTTGCTATTGCTCTGTCTGGAGGGCCTCTTGTCAGTTTTATGCG GAAACTGTGTGAAGCACCATACAACAAAACTCTGGATTGGTCTAAATGGTACATCTTCTGGACTGATGAGCGTGCAGTGGCAAAGAACCATGTGGATAGTAACTATAAGTTAACAAAAGAAGGATTTCTCTCCAAG GTGCCTATTCTCAATGGTCATGTCTACTCCATCAATGACAATGCGACGGTGGAGGACGCAGCGACGGACTATGAATTTGTCATCCGTCAGCTTGTCAAGATTCGAACAGTTGGAGTTTCAGAGAGCAATGACTGCCCCAAGTTCGACCTGATTCTTCTCAGCATCGGCTCTGACGGTCACATCGCCTCATTGTTCCCCCACCATCCTGCACTTGAGCTGAAGGACGACTGGATCACCTACATCACCGACTCCCCGGAGCCGCCACCGGAGAGGATCACCTTCACCCTTCCTGTGATAAACTCGGCGGCGAACATCGCCGTAGTTGCCACCGGAGAAGACAAGGCAAAGGCTGTGTATTTTGCCATCTCTGACGGTGCTGAAGGTCCAGATGCTCCATCGGTACCTGCAAGAATGGTTCAGCCAACGGATGGTAAGTTGGTGTGGTTTCTGGACAAGGCAAGTGCCTCGTTTCTTGAGGCTAAGAATGATGCCTGTCAGGACCCAGAGTATTGA